A window of Coprothermobacter sp. contains these coding sequences:
- a CDS encoding AAA family ATPase: protein MATEMIRLHIEETGEDVLYPRGVRLDSLAKDYAAYHTSRIMAARVNNDIRELFKTLNHDATVRFIDMTMEDGARIYQRGLVFILYAAARDLFPDRRLRVLHSLGQGLFCDFREIRTTDDEVVQIKQRMCELIDQDLEYQKQELYKWDALKLLDGMGMHDKAELLRFRSKSTVNIYYLGKHPNYFYGFMPHSTGDTPLYDLIPYRTGMVLVFPGITSPNTLPDYVPQTKLADIFGEAEEWGRIIGVETAGDLNDVVAGGRTRELIMVSEMLHEKKIAQLADRVTVSGAHLVLIAGPSSSGKTTFSKRLALQLRVNGFDPHAVSLDDYFIDRDKNPLGPEGKPDFECLESLNTEKFNEDLNRILAGEAVTLPRYSFKAGTSSDTGDTIVPNDRTILVVEGIHGLNPKLTSQIPDSAKYRIYVSALTFLNLDADNRIPTTDVRILRRMVRDHNFRGYSALQTLQIWHSVRMGEERHIFPFQENADAMFNSSLVYELAFLKNYAMQLLLQIDNTVPEYSEARRLVRFLDYFLPVMDIDVIPSTSIIREFIGNSFFNY from the coding sequence ATGGCGACAGAGATGATCCGACTGCACATAGAGGAGACCGGCGAAGACGTCCTATACCCGCGAGGGGTCCGTCTGGACTCGCTGGCAAAGGACTACGCAGCGTACCATACGTCACGCATCATGGCGGCACGCGTCAACAATGACATCCGCGAGCTGTTCAAGACGTTGAACCACGACGCCACCGTCCGCTTCATCGACATGACGATGGAGGATGGCGCACGCATTTACCAGCGTGGCCTCGTGTTCATTCTGTACGCTGCCGCACGCGACCTCTTTCCCGACCGGAGACTCCGCGTCCTTCATTCGCTGGGGCAGGGGCTCTTCTGCGACTTCCGGGAGATACGCACGACTGATGACGAGGTTGTCCAAATCAAGCAGCGCATGTGTGAGCTCATCGATCAGGATCTGGAGTACCAGAAGCAGGAGCTCTACAAGTGGGACGCCCTGAAGCTGCTGGATGGCATGGGCATGCATGACAAGGCAGAGCTGCTGCGCTTCCGCAGCAAGTCCACAGTCAACATCTACTACCTGGGCAAACACCCCAACTACTTCTACGGCTTCATGCCGCACAGCACCGGCGATACGCCGCTCTACGACCTCATCCCCTATCGCACCGGCATGGTGCTGGTCTTCCCCGGCATCACCAGCCCCAACACCCTGCCGGACTACGTGCCTCAGACCAAGCTGGCCGACATCTTCGGCGAGGCGGAGGAGTGGGGACGCATCATCGGCGTCGAGACGGCGGGAGACCTCAACGATGTCGTGGCCGGCGGCCGCACTCGCGAGCTCATCATGGTCAGCGAGATGCTGCACGAGAAGAAGATCGCGCAGCTGGCCGACCGCGTTACGGTCTCGGGAGCACACCTGGTCCTCATCGCAGGTCCGTCCTCGTCAGGCAAGACAACATTCAGCAAACGTCTGGCTCTGCAGCTCAGGGTCAACGGCTTCGACCCGCACGCAGTCTCGCTCGATGACTACTTCATCGACCGCGACAAAAACCCCCTGGGGCCGGAGGGCAAGCCTGATTTCGAGTGCCTGGAGTCGCTCAATACGGAGAAGTTCAACGAAGACCTCAACCGCATTCTGGCCGGGGAGGCTGTCACGCTGCCAAGGTACAGCTTCAAGGCCGGAACCTCTTCCGACACTGGTGACACCATCGTTCCCAACGACCGCACGATCCTTGTCGTCGAGGGCATCCATGGCCTGAACCCAAAACTGACCTCCCAGATACCGGACAGCGCGAAGTATCGCATCTATGTGTCAGCCCTCACCTTCCTCAACCTGGACGCCGACAACCGCATCCCGACTACCGATGTGCGCATCCTGCGGCGCATGGTACGTGACCACAACTTCCGCGGGTACTCCGCCCTGCAGACCCTGCAGATATGGCACTCTGTCCGCATGGGCGAGGAACGCCACATCTTCCCGTTCCAGGAAAACGCCGACGCCATGTTCAACTCGTCGCTCGTGTACGAGCTGGCCTTCCTCAAGAACTACGCCATGCAGCTGCTGCTGCAAATTGACAACACCGTCCCCGAATACTCCGAGGCGCGCCGGCTGGTCCGCTTCCTGGACTACTTCCTGCCCGTGATGGACATCGACGTCATCCCCAGTACGTCCATCATCCGCGAGTTCATTGGCAACAGCTTCTTCAACTACTAG
- a CDS encoding branched-chain amino acid transporter AzlD — protein sequence MPDSLVVLAVMAGITFASRLLPFLLFSRKRPPRWVATVETVLPPLVLWLLVFYSLSSISWRIMPYGIPALAGVAITVLAHRWKHSALLSILSGTAVYMVLTRLLA from the coding sequence ATGCCTGACTCCCTCGTTGTCCTCGCCGTCATGGCAGGCATCACCTTCGCAAGCCGCCTGCTGCCGTTCCTGCTGTTCAGCCGAAAGCGCCCGCCCCGCTGGGTTGCCACCGTCGAGACTGTTCTGCCACCACTTGTTCTATGGCTTCTCGTCTTCTACTCGCTCAGTAGCATTTCGTGGCGCATAATGCCCTACGGGATACCGGCACTTGCGGGCGTGGCGATTACCGTCCTCGCCCACCGGTGGAAACACAGCGCTCTCCTGAGCATTCTCTCAGGAACGGCAGTCTACATGGTGCTGACACGGCTGCTCGCGTAG
- a CDS encoding branched-chain amino acid transporter AzlC codes for MENQSIFRQAARHTLPVLMGYIPLGVAFGFVAVQAGHPWWYPVTMSIFVYSGATQFFILGLSATGMSMPTAVMMACLLNLRHSFYGLSLLIKFSGARWAKPYLIFAITDETFALLTTTLEPDPSTRTRLYVAISLLDQLYWVAGTLIGALLGTAVPATITGIEFSLIALFVVLAVGSTERIRSLVPLAVALATTVVGRLVLPSSAVLPASIAVGTGLLLLLARHTDDA; via the coding sequence ATGGAAAACCAATCGATCTTCCGACAGGCTGCACGCCATACTCTCCCGGTTCTGATGGGGTACATCCCTCTCGGCGTCGCATTCGGGTTCGTGGCAGTGCAGGCCGGACACCCATGGTGGTATCCAGTGACCATGAGCATCTTCGTCTACTCGGGAGCCACCCAGTTCTTCATCCTTGGACTGTCTGCGACTGGCATGTCCATGCCAACGGCTGTCATGATGGCGTGCCTGCTCAACCTGCGCCACTCCTTCTATGGCCTGTCGCTCCTTATCAAGTTCTCCGGCGCACGGTGGGCCAAGCCATACCTGATCTTCGCCATCACGGACGAGACCTTCGCCCTGCTGACGACCACCCTGGAACCGGATCCTTCCACAAGAACTCGGCTGTACGTCGCCATCTCACTCCTCGACCAGCTGTACTGGGTTGCTGGAACGCTCATCGGCGCCCTCCTGGGAACAGCGGTCCCCGCCACCATCACGGGCATCGAGTTTTCGCTGATAGCTCTGTTTGTGGTCCTAGCCGTCGGAAGCACGGAGAGAATCCGTTCGCTGGTTCCCCTTGCTGTCGCCCTGGCAACGACCGTGGTCGGACGCCTCGTTCTTCCATCATCGGCCGTTCTGCCGGCCTCCATCGCTGTTGGAACAGGCTTGCTGCTGCTTCTCGCAAGGCACACGGACGATGCCTGA
- a CDS encoding oxidoreductase: MTYFIIDAFTDRAFAGNPAAVCLLERPLTTELMASIAREMNLSETAFVLWEGDAWRLRWFTPAVEVPLCGHGTLATARALHEAGLVTGDKVHFNSLSGELAARYQGDWIELDFPSLPPSPAPVPAGVLDALRLDTTPRWTGVNSHHYWLLDLGSASTVRALAPDRTATMKLNVPGIIVTGAGDAPYDFTSRFFAPADGIFEDPVTGSAHAALTPYWSNVLGKTDFVAYQASSRGGILKVRLAGNRVLIAGRTVVVATGDLYIP; the protein is encoded by the coding sequence ATGACCTACTTTATTATCGATGCGTTCACAGACAGGGCATTCGCCGGAAATCCCGCGGCAGTGTGTCTTCTGGAGAGACCGCTGACTACCGAGCTCATGGCGTCCATCGCACGGGAGATGAACCTGTCGGAGACAGCGTTCGTCCTGTGGGAGGGCGACGCCTGGCGACTGCGGTGGTTCACACCAGCAGTCGAAGTGCCGCTGTGCGGCCACGGGACACTCGCTACTGCCCGGGCGCTGCACGAAGCAGGACTCGTCACCGGTGACAAGGTCCACTTCAACAGCTTGAGTGGGGAGCTTGCCGCCCGATACCAGGGTGACTGGATCGAGCTCGACTTCCCGTCGCTGCCCCCTTCGCCTGCGCCCGTCCCCGCAGGGGTCCTCGACGCTCTGAGGCTCGACACGACTCCCCGCTGGACTGGTGTCAACTCCCACCACTACTGGCTGCTCGACCTCGGTTCGGCGTCCACTGTGCGCGCACTTGCTCCCGACCGTACAGCCACCATGAAACTCAACGTGCCCGGCATCATCGTGACGGGGGCGGGGGATGCGCCGTATGACTTCACGTCCCGCTTCTTTGCGCCCGCTGACGGCATCTTCGAGGACCCGGTCACGGGTTCCGCGCACGCGGCCCTGACGCCCTACTGGAGCAACGTGCTCGGCAAGACCGACTTCGTGGCATACCAGGCATCTTCGCGTGGCGGCATCCTGAAGGTGCGCCTCGCAGGGAACCGCGTACTCATCGCAGGCAGGACCGTCGTGGTAGCAACAGGAGACCTGTACATTCCCTGA
- the pta gene encoding phosphate acetyltransferase, translating into MSVLEDIRAKAKALHRTVILPEGNEERTLKAAQMLVSGGMADVILVEDETSIRANATRLGVDLTGMQIVDPNTSPKAAEFATLIYEKRKAKGMTPEKAAELSVDPIYFATCMLETGMAHALVTGAVHSTGDMLRPALQIVGTAPGGKTVSSMFLMVMPDGKLLGFGDCAVIPDPTVDQLSDIAIATAKTYKTLTGIEPAVAMLSFSTKGSAEHEMVTKVREATALAHRKAPELLLDGELQFDAAYVPSVGARKAPGSPVAGKANVFIFPELNAGNIGYKIVQHLAGAQAIGPISQGLAKPANDLSRGCSPEDIRDVCCIALLNA; encoded by the coding sequence ATGAGTGTACTGGAAGATATTCGAGCCAAGGCAAAGGCCCTGCACCGCACTGTCATTCTGCCCGAGGGCAATGAAGAACGTACCCTCAAAGCGGCACAGATGCTGGTCAGCGGAGGAATGGCGGACGTCATCCTGGTCGAGGACGAGACATCCATCCGCGCCAATGCGACCCGCCTCGGCGTCGACCTGACCGGGATGCAGATCGTGGATCCGAACACATCACCCAAGGCGGCCGAGTTTGCCACCCTCATCTATGAAAAGCGCAAAGCCAAGGGCATGACACCCGAGAAGGCGGCCGAGCTATCTGTGGACCCCATCTACTTCGCCACCTGCATGCTGGAGACCGGCATGGCGCACGCCTTGGTCACGGGCGCTGTTCACAGCACCGGCGACATGCTGCGGCCTGCCTTGCAGATCGTCGGCACCGCGCCTGGCGGCAAGACGGTCAGCTCGATGTTCCTCATGGTCATGCCCGACGGCAAGCTGCTGGGCTTCGGTGACTGTGCCGTCATCCCTGACCCCACTGTCGACCAGCTGTCCGACATCGCGATCGCAACCGCAAAGACGTATAAGACGCTGACGGGTATCGAGCCCGCCGTCGCGATGCTGTCCTTCAGTACCAAAGGCTCTGCCGAGCATGAGATGGTCACCAAGGTTCGTGAGGCGACTGCACTGGCACACCGGAAGGCACCCGAGCTCCTGCTCGACGGCGAACTGCAGTTCGACGCCGCGTACGTTCCCTCCGTCGGTGCGCGCAAGGCTCCGGGCAGCCCGGTCGCAGGCAAGGCCAACGTGTTCATCTTCCCCGAGCTCAATGCAGGTAACATCGGCTACAAGATAGTCCAGCACCTGGCAGGCGCTCAGGCTATCGGGCCGATTTCGCAGGGTCTTGCCAAGCCCGCCAACGACCTGTCCCGTGGCTGCTCACCCGAGGACATCCGCGACGTCTGCTGCATTGCGCTCCTCAACGCGTAG
- a CDS encoding chromate transporter, with translation MDHCLRCRMRCIARHPVLRPPGQPCLAHPGRRPGRHHRRGVQTAWNSAYRRKERVMISFLALFGVFFKIGIFTFGGGQAMIPLLQKDLVVNLAWVPMKEFLDFVAISEITPGPVAINMATFVGYKLRGLTGALVTSMGVILPSFIIILIIATVAHTFRTNRWVSAFLDGLKPVVLALLTYAVYSIARGGIPAWWGYIAALSILLLILKYGKKLNLFLVLLAAGGLGLLMFR, from the coding sequence ATGGACCATTGTCTCCGCTGTCGTATGCGCTGCATCGCTCGGCATCCTGTTCTTCGTCCACCAGGTCAGCCCTGTCTGGCTCATCCTGGGCGGCGGCCTGGTCGGCATCACCGTCGAGGCGTTCAAACGGCGTGGAACAGTGCCTACCGTCGGAAAGAGCGTGTCATGATCAGCTTCCTTGCATTGTTCGGCGTTTTCTTCAAGATAGGGATCTTCACGTTCGGCGGCGGACAGGCCATGATCCCGCTGCTGCAGAAAGACCTGGTTGTCAATCTGGCCTGGGTTCCCATGAAGGAGTTTCTGGACTTCGTCGCCATCAGCGAAATCACGCCGGGTCCGGTCGCCATCAACATGGCGACCTTTGTGGGGTACAAGCTGCGCGGTCTCACCGGCGCGCTGGTCACCTCGATGGGTGTCATCCTGCCCTCGTTCATCATCATCCTCATCATCGCGACCGTCGCACACACGTTCCGCACAAACCGCTGGGTCTCAGCATTTCTCGACGGCCTGAAACCCGTCGTGCTGGCCCTGCTCACCTACGCGGTCTATTCCATCGCCAGGGGCGGAATCCCGGCGTGGTGGGGATACATCGCAGCACTCAGTATCCTTTTGCTTATACTGAAGTATGGGAAGAAGCTCAACCTGTTCCTGGTCTTGCTTGCAGCCGGTGGACTCGGACTCCTGATGTTCAGGTAA
- a CDS encoding ECF transporter S component, with protein MKTPLKRSTLILTQFAMLLAIEAVVCFTPLGSLPAIGPIVATLAMVPVIITAILLGTGAGAAMGAFAGLFSFLVWTFTPPNPLVAFVFTPFYALGTTRGNVWSLVICFVPRILVGVVAGACFKLFTRLKWKSGVVYGLSGALGSLANTFGVLGGIYVFFGHSYATVLGKGFDVLLGLIGLTILTSGIPEAVIGGVAAYAVCRPIQRQMKRDLD; from the coding sequence ATGAAAACACCGCTCAAGAGAAGTACCCTCATTCTGACTCAATTCGCCATGCTTCTCGCTATCGAGGCTGTGGTCTGCTTCACTCCGCTGGGATCGCTTCCAGCGATCGGACCGATCGTTGCGACCCTCGCCATGGTCCCGGTCATCATCACAGCCATCCTTCTCGGCACCGGCGCGGGTGCAGCCATGGGGGCGTTCGCCGGCCTGTTCAGCTTTTTGGTCTGGACGTTCACCCCGCCGAACCCTCTTGTCGCGTTTGTCTTCACCCCGTTCTACGCGCTCGGGACCACGCGAGGCAATGTGTGGAGCCTTGTCATTTGCTTTGTGCCGAGGATCCTTGTCGGCGTGGTAGCGGGCGCCTGTTTCAAGCTGTTCACCCGCTTGAAATGGAAGAGTGGCGTCGTCTATGGCCTCAGTGGAGCGCTGGGCAGTCTCGCGAACACCTTTGGAGTCCTTGGGGGCATCTATGTGTTCTTTGGCCACAGCTACGCCACGGTGCTCGGGAAAGGGTTCGACGTGCTTCTCGGATTGATCGGCCTGACCATCCTGACGAGCGGCATTCCCGAAGCGGTGATCGGCGGGGTGGCCGCATACGCCGTCTGCCGGCCCATACAGAGACAGATGAAGCGCGATCTTGACTAA
- a CDS encoding restriction endonuclease subunit M: protein MENPPDELVHLIERFKEHLEQYKGVSYDEANTRTDFIDPLFELLGWDVANRNGYAEQYREVIREDKVSIEGGTKAPDYCFRIGGVRKFFVEAKKPSVDLRNDPSPAYQLRRYAYSAKLPLSILTDFQEFAVYDTRIKPGPNDSASVARIQYFTFEDYPEKWAFLTGTFSREAILHGAFDKYVEDTRSKRGTSEVDKEFLSLIDQWREKLARNIALRNRELPLHQLNFAVQKTIDRIVFLRIAEDRGIDIYGTLHSLLNGTNQYTRLLQLFTQADARYNGGLFNFAEDMLTPGLTVDDNIIKDIVRSVYYPQSPYEFSVLDVAILGNIYEQFLGKTIRLTTEHRVKVEEKPEVKKAGGVYYTPRDIVEYIVDHTVGEALKETIPSKVEQLRILDPACGSGSFLLGSYDKLLSWHLDWYAQETHRAKALKDYRIIEPRTGDYRLTIDEKRRILTNNIYGVDIDDQAVEIAKLSLTLRLLEGETSETAELFTRGGRQRLLPKLEANIKCGNSLIGPDFYSDADESLFISDDTRYRINAFDWKGTSGFKQVFDTRGGFDVVLGNPPYIRIQALKEFNPVEVEYYKGKYRAASKGNYDLYAVFVEKGLSVLNDHGRLGYILPHKFFNAQYGEPLRKLIADGGHLRSIVHFGDQQVFDNATTYTCLLFLDAQPHESFHIAKVTDLAAWRRDRSATEGDLLATTATSAAWNFTVGNGAALFERLSKMPVKLGDIAQKIAQGIRTSANEVYVVNVLSDDGTTMVVKSKFLQRSTQIESASTLRFVEGKEIRRYSISPTGKAVIVPYLVAHGKAELLPSKQLQHDWPLTYAYLNEAKSHLQGREDNKMAGDDWYAFIYPKNIEAMTAAKIIVPDIASGSSFAWDSEGAFALTSGYAITLKRDCEVAPLYVLGLLNSSLIETYWKQVSTPIRGGFYRFFSQFLAQLPIRPIDFVKPADKAMHDEMVRLVDQMLTLHRQLAVSGTDREKSSLQLQITALDRAIDSLVFRLYDLGDSDIAALISNH, encoded by the coding sequence CTTCATCGATCCCCTGTTTGAGCTGCTGGGCTGGGACGTCGCCAACCGAAACGGCTATGCCGAGCAGTACCGCGAGGTTATCCGCGAGGACAAGGTCAGCATCGAGGGCGGCACCAAAGCACCTGATTACTGCTTCCGCATCGGTGGCGTCCGCAAGTTCTTCGTGGAGGCCAAGAAACCGTCAGTCGATCTGCGCAACGACCCCAGTCCCGCCTACCAGTTGCGCCGCTACGCCTACTCGGCCAAGCTGCCGCTGTCGATCTTGACCGACTTCCAGGAATTCGCCGTCTACGACACGCGCATCAAGCCCGGCCCGAATGACAGCGCCTCCGTGGCACGCATCCAGTACTTCACCTTCGAGGACTATCCCGAGAAGTGGGCGTTCCTTACCGGTACCTTCTCGCGCGAAGCCATCCTTCACGGCGCCTTCGACAAGTATGTCGAGGACACGCGCAGCAAGCGTGGTACCAGTGAGGTCGACAAGGAGTTCCTGAGCCTCATCGACCAGTGGCGCGAGAAGCTGGCGCGCAACATCGCACTGCGCAACCGCGAACTGCCCCTGCATCAGCTCAACTTCGCTGTCCAGAAGACGATCGACCGCATCGTGTTCCTGCGCATCGCCGAGGACCGCGGCATCGACATCTATGGCACGCTGCACTCCCTGCTCAACGGCACGAACCAGTACACGCGCCTGCTGCAGCTCTTCACCCAGGCCGACGCACGGTACAACGGCGGTCTCTTCAACTTCGCCGAGGACATGCTGACGCCCGGCCTGACGGTCGACGACAACATCATCAAGGACATCGTCCGCAGCGTCTACTACCCGCAGAGTCCCTACGAGTTCTCGGTGCTGGACGTCGCCATCCTGGGCAACATCTATGAGCAGTTCCTGGGCAAAACCATTCGCCTCACCACGGAGCACCGTGTCAAAGTGGAGGAGAAGCCCGAAGTCAAGAAAGCCGGCGGCGTCTACTACACCCCCAGGGACATCGTGGAGTACATCGTGGACCATACCGTCGGGGAGGCACTCAAGGAGACGATCCCGTCCAAGGTCGAGCAGCTGCGTATCCTCGACCCCGCCTGCGGTTCCGGCAGCTTCCTGCTAGGATCATATGACAAGCTGCTCAGCTGGCACCTGGACTGGTACGCACAGGAGACGCACCGGGCTAAAGCGCTCAAAGACTACCGCATCATCGAGCCGCGCACAGGTGACTATCGCCTGACCATCGACGAGAAGCGCCGCATCCTGACCAACAACATCTACGGCGTGGATATCGACGACCAGGCGGTCGAGATCGCCAAGCTGTCGCTGACCCTGCGGTTGCTGGAGGGCGAGACCTCTGAGACCGCCGAGCTGTTCACCAGGGGTGGCCGCCAGCGCCTGCTCCCCAAGCTGGAGGCCAACATCAAGTGCGGCAACTCCCTCATCGGTCCCGACTTCTACAGCGACGCCGACGAAAGCCTCTTCATCAGTGACGACACCCGCTACCGCATCAACGCCTTCGACTGGAAGGGCACCTCCGGCTTCAAGCAAGTCTTTGATACCCGTGGCGGTTTCGACGTCGTGCTGGGCAACCCGCCGTATATCCGTATCCAGGCACTCAAGGAGTTCAACCCTGTCGAAGTCGAATACTACAAAGGGAAGTACCGTGCGGCAAGCAAGGGCAACTACGACCTGTATGCCGTATTCGTCGAGAAGGGCTTGAGCGTCCTGAATGATCACGGCCGCCTGGGCTACATCCTGCCACACAAGTTCTTCAACGCCCAATACGGCGAACCGCTGCGCAAGCTGATTGCAGACGGTGGTCATCTGCGGAGCATTGTCCATTTTGGGGACCAGCAGGTCTTTGACAACGCGACCACCTACACGTGCCTGCTCTTCCTTGATGCTCAACCACACGAGAGCTTTCACATCGCCAAGGTCACCGATCTTGCTGCATGGCGCCGCGACCGCTCCGCCACCGAGGGCGATCTTCTCGCGACCACGGCCACCTCAGCCGCATGGAACTTCACTGTCGGCAATGGAGCCGCCCTCTTCGAGAGGTTGAGTAAGATGCCGGTGAAGCTGGGGGACATAGCGCAGAAGATCGCTCAAGGCATTAGGACAAGCGCAAATGAAGTATACGTAGTGAACGTCCTGAGCGATGATGGCACCACGATGGTAGTGAAATCCAAGTTCCTGCAACGCAGCACGCAGATCGAGTCTGCCTCGACACTGCGTTTTGTCGAAGGAAAGGAGATTCGCAGGTACTCGATCAGTCCGACCGGCAAAGCGGTCATCGTTCCGTATCTAGTAGCCCATGGAAAGGCCGAGCTTCTCCCGTCAAAGCAACTCCAGCATGATTGGCCGCTTACCTACGCGTACCTGAACGAGGCCAAGAGTCACTTGCAGGGGCGCGAAGACAACAAGATGGCTGGCGATGACTGGTACGCATTCATCTACCCAAAGAACATCGAGGCGATGACAGCGGCGAAAATCATCGTCCCTGACATTGCATCAGGATCCTCCTTTGCGTGGGACTCGGAGGGAGCGTTCGCCCTTACCAGCGGCTACGCCATCACATTGAAGCGCGACTGTGAAGTAGCACCACTGTACGTCCTCGGCCTGCTCAACAGCTCGTTGATCGAAACATATTGGAAGCAAGTCAGTACCCCGATTCGAGGTGGCTTTTACAGATTCTTCAGCCAATTTCTGGCTCAGCTGCCAATCCGTCCTATCGACTTCGTTAAGCCTGCCGACAAGGCGATGCATGACGAGATGGTCCGCCTCGTCGACCAGATGCTGACGCTTCATCGTCAGCTCGCCGTCTCCGGCACCGACCGCGAGAAGTCCAGCCTTCAGCTCCAGATCACCGCCCTCGACCGCGCCATCGACTCCCTTGTCTTCCGCCTGTACGATCTGGGCGATTCCGACATAGCTGCACTCATCAGCAACCACTGA
- a CDS encoding chromate transporter produces MEQKKAITYTAGHASVRKQLLLFWIFFIIGAFTIGGGYAMILMMKRYLVEQYHWLKDEEFYDMLAISQVTPGPIAVNMATFVGYTQGGILGSVLATLGVSIPAVAVIIVIAIFFPGFKDNVWVQRFFAGVIVGVVAQIATIVLDLGKRQKWTIVSAVVCAASLGILFFVHQVSPVWLILGGGLVGITVEAFKRRGTVPTVGKSVS; encoded by the coding sequence ATGGAACAGAAGAAGGCAATCACCTATACAGCCGGTCACGCGTCAGTCAGGAAACAGCTTCTGCTGTTCTGGATCTTCTTCATCATCGGGGCGTTTACCATCGGAGGCGGGTACGCCATGATCCTCATGATGAAGCGCTATCTCGTCGAGCAGTATCACTGGCTCAAGGATGAGGAGTTCTATGACATGCTGGCCATCAGCCAGGTCACGCCCGGCCCCATCGCCGTCAACATGGCGACGTTTGTCGGCTACACGCAAGGCGGTATCCTGGGGTCCGTCCTTGCCACACTGGGCGTCAGTATCCCGGCCGTGGCCGTCATCATCGTCATCGCCATCTTCTTCCCCGGCTTCAAGGACAACGTCTGGGTCCAGCGCTTCTTTGCCGGCGTCATTGTGGGCGTCGTCGCACAGATAGCGACCATCGTCCTTGACTTGGGCAAACGGCAGAAATGGACCATTGTCTCCGCTGTCGTATGCGCTGCATCGCTCGGCATCCTGTTCTTCGTCCACCAGGTCAGCCCTGTCTGGCTCATCCTGGGCGGCGGCCTGGTCGGCATCACCGTCGAGGCGTTCAAACGGCGTGGAACAGTGCCTACCGTCGGAAAGAGCGTGTCATGA
- a CDS encoding iron permease, whose amino-acid sequence MLNTFIIALREGVEIAVVLAIILAYLHQLGAGRSASKVWLGTAAAAIVSVAAAVGIFAVLHTTEVERFQAPLEGSLKFLAVIILTWMTLWMKRESGAIGSGLRQRVLHAVSDGSVWMLASLAFISVIREGIETVLFVVGSTQQASPAATISGAVLGFAVAAVLGGIVYGGSRQLALKPFFTVTSVLLIVMAAGLLVGGVGEFQGLGLLPTGVAPLWSTRTLLSDTSIIGGLLSSIFGYTDSPNLVQVVAWIAYLVGALWAYFRPATSASVTG is encoded by the coding sequence ATGCTGAATACGTTCATTATAGCGCTTCGCGAGGGAGTAGAGATAGCGGTGGTGCTGGCCATCATTCTGGCCTACCTGCATCAATTGGGCGCCGGCCGTTCTGCAAGCAAGGTATGGCTGGGGACAGCGGCGGCGGCGATTGTCAGTGTTGCGGCAGCAGTCGGCATCTTCGCCGTCCTGCACACGACGGAAGTTGAACGCTTCCAGGCCCCTCTCGAGGGAAGCCTGAAGTTCCTGGCGGTCATCATCCTGACGTGGATGACCCTGTGGATGAAGCGAGAGTCGGGGGCGATCGGCTCCGGCCTTCGGCAACGCGTCCTGCATGCCGTCAGCGACGGTTCTGTGTGGATGCTCGCCTCGCTCGCGTTCATCTCTGTGATCCGGGAAGGTATCGAGACGGTCCTCTTTGTCGTCGGCTCCACACAGCAGGCCAGTCCAGCTGCAACCATCAGTGGCGCCGTGCTCGGCTTCGCCGTCGCCGCCGTGCTTGGTGGAATCGTGTACGGCGGGAGCAGGCAGTTGGCTCTCAAACCGTTCTTCACCGTCACGAGTGTCCTCCTCATCGTCATGGCCGCCGGTCTCCTGGTTGGAGGTGTTGGTGAGTTCCAGGGCCTTGGCCTGCTTCCGACAGGAGTCGCCCCTCTCTGGTCCACGCGGACCCTGCTGAGTGACACAAGTATCATCGGTGGCCTGCTGAGCTCTATCTTCGGATATACTGACAGCCCCAATCTCGTGCAGGTCGTCGCATGGATTGCCTATCTGGTTGGAGCACTGTGGGCCTACTTTCGTCCGGCAACGTCAGCATCGGTCACTGGATGA